In Panacibacter ginsenosidivorans, the following proteins share a genomic window:
- a CDS encoding Y-family DNA polymerase encodes MYALVDCNNFYCSCERLFAPKLENHPVVVLSNNDGCAIARSEEAKALGIQMGTPEYMIRDTLQAHNVKVFSSNYTLYGDISDRVMRTLETFVSKMELYSIDEAFLDMNEMIYQDLLQLGIDIRRTIKKNIGIPVTVGIANTKTLSKMANRYAKKIHKDVGVYWAANKDLTDRMLEFTEVADIWGIGAQYAKLLTNNGFKTAKDFVQASDDWVRQHMSVVGLRLLHELRGQPSIEWEYEAPPKKNICTSRSFGTLITDKKTLEQAVANYTASCALKLRNQKSCTREIQVFLKTNQFRVQDKQYSAGRTVKLPVATNSTPELIKYALKGLNLIYRPGYNYQKCGVIVMDIIPQEQIQYSLFDNEDRKKQKTVSKTLDKINIAFGKDLVRYAKQGYEKRYKLRAEYLSKRYTTNIDELPLIKI; translated from the coding sequence ATGTACGCTTTAGTTGATTGCAATAATTTTTATTGCTCCTGCGAACGGCTCTTTGCTCCGAAACTTGAAAATCATCCTGTTGTTGTTTTAAGTAATAACGATGGATGTGCCATCGCAAGAAGTGAAGAAGCGAAAGCCCTTGGCATACAAATGGGCACACCCGAGTATATGATAAGAGATACACTGCAGGCACACAACGTAAAAGTTTTTTCATCTAATTATACTTTGTATGGAGATATAAGTGACAGAGTTATGAGAACACTGGAAACCTTTGTTTCAAAAATGGAACTTTATTCGATTGATGAAGCTTTCCTTGATATGAACGAAATGATCTATCAGGATCTGCTGCAATTAGGAATCGATATCCGCAGAACAATAAAAAAAAATATTGGCATACCTGTAACTGTCGGCATAGCAAATACAAAGACGCTTTCAAAAATGGCCAACAGGTATGCAAAAAAAATCCACAAGGATGTTGGTGTATACTGGGCGGCCAACAAAGATCTTACGGACAGGATGCTGGAATTTACAGAGGTAGCAGATATCTGGGGAATTGGGGCGCAGTATGCAAAACTGTTAACCAATAACGGATTCAAAACCGCAAAGGATTTTGTGCAAGCTTCAGATGATTGGGTAAGACAGCATATGAGTGTTGTAGGATTAAGGTTGCTGCATGAACTGCGTGGCCAGCCTTCTATAGAATGGGAATATGAAGCGCCCCCAAAAAAAAATATATGTACCTCACGTTCTTTCGGCACACTTATAACAGATAAAAAAACTTTGGAGCAGGCTGTAGCAAACTATACTGCATCCTGCGCATTAAAACTCCGTAATCAAAAATCCTGTACACGAGAGATACAGGTTTTTTTAAAAACAAATCAGTTCAGGGTGCAGGATAAACAGTACAGCGCCGGCCGTACTGTGAAATTACCTGTTGCAACGAATAGTACTCCCGAACTTATTAAGTATGCATTGAAAGGATTGAACTTAATTTATAGACCTGGTTATAACTACCAGAAATGTGGAGTTATCGTGATGGACATTATTCCGCAGGAACAAATTCAGTACAGCTTATTTGATAACGAGGACCGCAAAAAACAGAAAACAGTCTCAAAAACACTTGATAAAATTAATATAGCCTTCGGAAAAGACCTTGTGCGGTATGCTAAGCAGGGTTATGAAAAAAGATATAAGCTTCGAGCTGAATATTTATCCAAACGTTATACAACGAATATTGATGAACTTCCCCTAATCAAGATATAA
- a CDS encoding LexA family protein — protein MGFPSPARDYLEERIDLNKLLIKNPLSTFYFWCQGNSMVNAYIPDKTLLVVDRSIEAQNGDIVVAAVNGEFIVRYLKKKERKCWLVPANNKYKDIEITAEMKAEIWGVVTSIISNPKEIKNVRFS, from the coding sequence ATGGGATTTCCTTCACCGGCACGGGATTATTTAGAGGAGCGTATTGACCTCAATAAACTACTGATCAAAAATCCGTTGTCAACTTTTTATTTTTGGTGTCAGGGAAATAGTATGGTCAATGCCTACATACCCGATAAGACATTGCTTGTGGTAGATCGGTCGATAGAAGCTCAAAATGGTGATATAGTAGTTGCGGCTGTGAATGGAGAATTTATAGTTCGATATCTTAAAAAAAAGGAAAGAAAATGTTGGCTTGTCCCCGCTAACAATAAGTATAAAGACATTGAAATAACTGCTGAAATGAAAGCAGAAATCTGGGGTGTTGTCACTTCTATCATCAGTAACCCGAAAGAAATAAAAAATGTACGCTTTAGTTGA
- a CDS encoding SOS response-associated peptidase encodes MCYHISFEVKLESILDYFPEAVVDTQLTMNFPSASYINGFDHKMHPVMYFDSVDRKNHLTKMMWGYLPGYIQNWEHAQRFWNGYNNEKGIFIKGYTTLNVVGDEILEKTMWRESALKRRCVIFIDGFYEWRHIFPIGKKGQQLKTAVKYPYHIFSTSKESPFTMLAGVYNPWTHTDVDKDTGEVTTETILTVAIATSKANKLMEQIHNSKKRMPTIINLAQAKEWLNPQLSEERIVQIASNQYPAKEMNAFTIPKDFQQCGDPKKKFTYNDVPELVI; translated from the coding sequence ATGTGTTATCATATTTCATTTGAAGTAAAGCTGGAAAGCATACTGGATTATTTTCCGGAAGCCGTGGTAGATACACAACTCACGATGAATTTTCCATCTGCTTCTTATATCAATGGTTTTGATCACAAGATGCATCCCGTTATGTATTTTGATTCAGTAGACAGGAAGAATCATCTAACAAAAATGATGTGGGGATATCTTCCAGGTTATATTCAAAACTGGGAGCATGCACAAAGATTTTGGAACGGCTATAATAATGAAAAAGGAATATTTATTAAAGGTTATACAACATTAAATGTTGTAGGAGATGAGATACTTGAAAAAACTATGTGGAGAGAATCTGCTTTAAAAAGACGTTGTGTAATTTTCATTGACGGATTCTATGAATGGCGCCATATATTCCCTATTGGAAAAAAGGGCCAGCAATTAAAGACAGCTGTCAAATATCCTTATCATATTTTTTCAACAAGTAAAGAATCACCTTTTACCATGTTGGCTGGAGTGTATAATCCCTGGACTCATACAGATGTTGATAAAGACACCGGTGAAGTAACTACAGAAACTATACTTACTGTTGCGATAGCTACATCGAAAGCGAATAAATTGATGGAGCAGATCCATAATTCCAAAAAAAGAATGCCAACCATTATTAATTTAGCTCAAGCAAAAGAGTGGTTGAATCCACAATTAAGTGAAGAAAGAATAGTTCAGATTGCTTCCAATCAATATCCTGCTAAAGAAATGAATGCTTTTACAATACCGAAAGATTTTCAACAATGCGGGGATCCTAAAAAGAAGTTTACCTATAATGATGTCCCGGAGCTTGTCATTTAA
- a CDS encoding zinc-finger-containing protein, which yields MDHSAIKSITKGEICPYCFKGTEYIDSIEVYGRSYGMIYICRDCNAYVGVHKGTNIALGRLANEELRAAKKRAHFFFDKIFKDGLIDEIWKESLPITSKRKKAYKWLSIQMGIPENECHIGYFDVDKCNQVIEICKPVLEEAGLEKGEYVTYESPKMIEAKKTIEDLGYKIHYRTNSEIRFLFKGAIVRYYPERGWASGQSIKDGRDLKNLVSQIKMS from the coding sequence ATGGACCACTCTGCTATAAAATCAATCACCAAAGGTGAGATTTGTCCATACTGTTTTAAAGGCACTGAATACATTGACAGTATTGAAGTCTACGGAAGATCTTATGGTATGATCTATATCTGCAGAGATTGCAATGCTTATGTTGGAGTACATAAGGGAACTAACATCGCATTAGGTAGATTGGCAAATGAAGAATTAAGAGCCGCCAAGAAAAGGGCGCACTTTTTCTTTGATAAAATATTTAAAGATGGATTGATAGATGAAATCTGGAAAGAAAGTTTACCGATTACATCAAAAAGGAAGAAAGCATACAAATGGCTATCTATTCAAATGGGTATACCAGAAAATGAATGTCATATAGGTTATTTTGATGTTGATAAATGTAACCAGGTTATTGAAATATGCAAGCCAGTTTTAGAGGAGGCAGGTTTAGAAAAAGGCGAATATGTAACTTATGAAAGTCCAAAAATGATTGAAGCAAAAAAAACAATAGAAGATCTTGGATATAAAATTCATTACAGAACAAATTCAGAAATAAGGTTTTTATTTAAAGGAGCAATTGTAAGGTATTACCCGGAACGCGGATGGGCTTCAGGGCAATCAATTAAAGATGGCCGTGATTTAAAAAACCTGGTATCGCAAATCAAAATGAGTTAG